One genomic window of Salmo salar chromosome ssa12, Ssal_v3.1, whole genome shotgun sequence includes the following:
- the LOC123725433 gene encoding B-cell receptor CD22-like encodes MALRTAGSVLVVFLWSVAGLQVKVTPAAEGQKTLTCITTCTLTDNPTYIWYKNGQNVQDNSSPMYSISSEDADSYYCAVKGQEDLSSPAVYKPKKTSVSVSPSGEIVEDSSVTLTCSSDANPPVDKYTWYFQNETFLNGFGQMYNISKFKSKDNGHYHCEAWNGRGSRNSTALMIILPGKQTSVLNAAVGIIVVVLVLILCLSGFMWFRKKSSISSSDTRDISENVQGDSSPMYENVSSMAMAPTAAKTATTVIQDDVHYASVHFSRFKNQEVPLYSTVQLSQPQKQDEDVQYDAVKFNLSSAANRPTAAQAAEEDSSVLYSTVNKP; translated from the exons ATGGCCTTGAGAACAGCAGGAAGTGTGTTGGTGGTCTTTCTCTGGTCTGTAGCAG gtctgcaggtgaaggtgactcctgctgcagagggacagaagacactgacctgtatcaccacctgtactctgactgacaaccccacctacatctggtacaagaatGGACAGAATGTACAAGATAACTCCTCCCCCATGTACTCCATCAGCAGTGAGGATGCAGACAGCTACTACTGTGCTGTAAAAGGCCAAGAGGATCTcagctctcctgcagtgt ATAAACCAAAGAAGacctcagtgtcagtcagtccctctggtgaaatagtggaggacagttcagtgactctgacctgcagcagtgatgccaacccacctgtggacaaatacacctggtacTTTCAAAATGAGACTTTTCTAAATGGATTTGGACAGATGTACAACATAAGTAAGTTCAAGTCTAAGGACAATGGACATTACCACTGTGAGGCCTGGAATGGAAGAGGATCTAGGAACTCTACAGCTCTGATGATCATTTTACCAG GGAAACAAACCTCAGTTCTGAATGCAGCTGTAGGAATCATAGTGGTTGTTCTGGttctcatcctctgtctctctggcttcaTGTGGTTCAG GAAGAAGTCCTCCATATCCAGCTCTGACACAAGAGACATATCAGAGAATGTACAG GGAGACTCTAGTCCCATGTATGAAAATGTCTCAAGCATGGCCATGGCCCCTACTGCAGCAAAGACAGCAACCACCGTCATCCAGGATGATGTTCACTATGCCAGCGTCCACTTCTCTCGCTTCAAAAACCAGGAAGTGCCTCTGTACTCCACCGTCCAGCTGTCTCAACCCCAGAAACAGGACGAGGATGTCCAGTACGATGCTGTAAAATTCAACCTCTCCAGTGCTGCCAACCG acCCACAGCAGCACAAGCAGCTGAGGAGGACTCCTCTGTTCTCTACAGTACAGTCAACAAACCCTGA